The proteins below come from a single Staphylococcus sp. MI 10-1553 genomic window:
- the dnaN gene encoding DNA polymerase III subunit beta yields MMEFSIQRDYFITQLNDTLKAISPRATLPILTGIKIDATNEGIVLTGSDSEISIEITIPNQVDGQEIINVVEPGSVVLPGRFFVDIIKKLPGKEVKLSTNEQFQTLITSAHSEFNLSGLDPDQYPLLPQVSSDDALQLPVKVLKNIIAQTNFAVSTSETRPVLTGVNWLIQQNELICTATDSHRLAVRKLKLEEEIQDKNVIIPGKALAELNKIMTDSEDHIDIFFASNQVLFRVGNVNFISRLLEGHYPDTSRLFPENYEIKLGLNNSDFYHAIDRASLLAREGGNNVIKLSTGDTQIELSSTSPEIGTVKEEVTANDVEGGNLKISFNSKYMMDALKAIDNEEVEVEFFGTMKPFILKPKDDDTVTQLILPIRTY; encoded by the coding sequence ATGATGGAGTTTTCTATTCAAAGAGATTATTTTATCACTCAATTAAATGACACATTAAAAGCTATTTCACCAAGAGCAACTTTACCCATTTTAACGGGGATTAAAATAGACGCGACGAATGAAGGTATTGTTTTAACAGGATCTGATTCTGAAATCTCAATCGAAATCACAATTCCTAATCAAGTCGATGGTCAAGAAATTATTAACGTGGTTGAACCTGGTTCAGTCGTGTTACCAGGCCGCTTCTTTGTAGATATTATTAAAAAGCTACCAGGTAAAGAAGTTAAACTTTCAACAAACGAACAATTTCAAACATTAATCACTTCAGCACATTCTGAATTTAACTTAAGTGGACTTGATCCAGATCAGTACCCACTTTTACCACAAGTTTCTAGTGATGATGCACTACAATTACCAGTAAAAGTACTGAAAAACATTATTGCACAAACGAATTTTGCAGTGTCCACCTCAGAAACACGTCCAGTACTCACAGGTGTGAACTGGCTTATACAACAAAATGAATTAATATGCACTGCGACCGATTCACACCGCTTAGCTGTAAGAAAGTTGAAGCTTGAAGAAGAAATTCAAGATAAAAATGTCATCATTCCTGGTAAAGCATTAGCTGAGTTAAACAAAATTATGACTGACAGTGAAGATCATATCGATATTTTCTTCGCATCGAATCAAGTTTTATTTAGAGTAGGCAATGTCAACTTTATTTCACGTTTATTAGAGGGACATTATCCAGATACATCTCGTTTATTCCCTGAAAACTATGAAATTAAGTTAGGGCTCAACAACTCTGATTTTTATCATGCGATTGATCGTGCGTCATTACTTGCGCGTGAAGGTGGCAATAATGTTATCAAATTAAGCACAGGTGACACGCAAATCGAATTGTCTTCTACATCACCAGAAATTGGTACGGTTAAAGAAGAAGTCACTGCCAATGATGTTGAAGGTGGCAACTTAAAGATTTCTTTCAACTCGAAATACATGATGGACGCACTTAAGGCCATCGATAACGAAGAAGTTGAAGTAGAATTTTTCGGAACGATGAAACCATTTATTTTAAAACCGAAAGATGATGACACTGTTACACAACTTATTTTACCTATCCGTACGTACTAA
- the dnaA gene encoding chromosomal replication initiator protein DnaA: MSEQEIWDNVLNLCKENVTTVSYDTWLKDTTLYALSHDEAIVIAAQPFIANWLTTNYTKLIKQYLEAVTQQTINSIKFITEEDLQELNVASSSHQAGHTTPVEPVVSGEQFNTNNTFETFVIGPGNRFPHAASLAVAESPANAYNPLFIYGGVGLGKTHLMHAIGHYVLENNPDAKVLYTSSEKFTNEFIQSIRNNDTESFREKYRNIDILLIDDIQFIQKKEQTQEEFFHTFNDLHQNKKQIVISSDRPPKEISTLEERLKSRFQWGLIVDITPPDFETRMAILQKKTEEENLDIPIESLTYIANQIQTNIRELEGALTRVLAYSKLQGKPITTELTADALKDIIQVTKTKKITIQDIQKVVGEYYGVRIEDFVAKKRTKSIAYPRQIAMYLSRELTDFSLPKIGEEFGGRDHTTVIHAHDKIKKDIDNDPTLRQEIESLEKDIRS; encoded by the coding sequence ATGTCAGAACAAGAAATTTGGGATAACGTTCTCAACTTATGTAAAGAAAATGTCACTACTGTTTCATATGACACTTGGCTCAAAGACACAACACTCTATGCTCTATCTCATGATGAAGCTATCGTCATTGCAGCACAACCTTTTATTGCGAATTGGCTTACTACCAACTATACAAAGCTGATTAAGCAATATTTAGAAGCTGTCACGCAACAAACAATTAACAGCATTAAGTTCATTACTGAAGAAGATCTACAAGAACTTAATGTCGCTTCGTCATCTCATCAAGCAGGCCATACAACACCTGTTGAACCTGTTGTGTCTGGTGAGCAGTTCAATACAAACAACACTTTTGAAACGTTTGTTATTGGACCTGGTAACCGGTTCCCACATGCTGCAAGTCTTGCTGTTGCGGAATCACCAGCCAATGCCTACAATCCACTCTTTATCTATGGTGGCGTAGGTTTAGGAAAAACGCATCTCATGCACGCCATTGGGCATTACGTGTTAGAAAATAATCCAGATGCGAAAGTGCTTTACACATCAAGTGAAAAGTTTACGAACGAATTCATTCAATCCATTCGAAACAATGATACTGAGTCATTTCGCGAAAAGTATCGTAACATCGATATTCTATTGATTGATGATATTCAGTTCATCCAAAAGAAAGAACAAACGCAAGAAGAGTTTTTCCACACTTTCAACGATTTACATCAAAATAAGAAGCAAATCGTCATCTCTAGTGATCGCCCGCCAAAAGAAATTTCAACTTTAGAAGAACGTCTAAAATCACGCTTCCAATGGGGACTTATCGTGGACATTACACCACCTGATTTCGAAACACGTATGGCAATCTTACAGAAAAAAACTGAAGAAGAAAATCTCGATATTCCAATTGAGTCTTTAACTTATATTGCCAATCAGATTCAGACGAATATTCGTGAACTTGAAGGTGCTTTGACACGTGTCTTAGCCTATTCAAAACTTCAAGGAAAACCCATCACAACAGAACTGACTGCCGATGCATTAAAAGATATTATTCAAGTGACTAAAACTAAAAAAATCACAATTCAAGATATCCAAAAAGTTGTCGGCGAATATTATGGTGTGCGTATTGAAGACTTTGTAGCCAAGAAAAGAACGAAATCTATCGCATATCCGCGACAAATTGCAATGTATTTATCACGAGAGCTAACAGATTTTTCATTACCTAAAATTGGAGAAGAATTTGGTGGCCGTGACCATACAACAGTCATACATGCACATGATAAAATTAAAAAAGATATCGATAATGACCCAACTTTACGTCAAGAAATCGAAAGTTTGGAAAAAGATATCCGAAGTTAA
- the gyrB gene encoding DNA topoisomerase (ATP-hydrolyzing) subunit B produces MEVLADVNNSENYGASQIQVLEGLEAVRKRPGMYIGSTSERGLHHLVWEIVDNSIDEALAGYADNIEVVIEKDNWIKVTDNGRGIPVDIQEKMGRPAVEVILTVLHAGGKFGGGGYKVSGGLHGVGSSVVNALSDTLEVYVHRDGRIHHQAYHKGVPAFDLKQVGDTDQTGTVIRFKADGTIFQETTVYNYETLQKRIRELAFLNKGIRITLTDERNEENVREDSYYYEGGIKSYVELINENKEPLHDEPIYVHQTRDDIEVEIALQYNSGFATNLLTYANNIHTYEGGTHEDGFKRALTRVLNNYGAQSKLIKEDKDRLSGEDTREGLTAVVSIKHGDPQFEGQTKTKLGNSEVRQIVDRVFSELFERFLFEHPQVARIIVEKGIMASRARIAAKKAREVTRRKSALDISSLPGKLADCSSKDPSESEIFLVEGDSAGGSTKSGRDSRTQAILPLRGKILNVEKARLDKILNNNEIRQMVTAFGTGIGGEFDISKARYHKIVIMTDADVDGAHIRTLLLTFFYRFMRPLIEAGYVYIAQPPLYKLTQGKQKYYVFNDRELDKLKEKLNPTPKWSIARYKGLGEMNADQLWETTMNPENRAMLQVTLDDAIEADQTFEMLMGDVVENRRQFIEDNAVYANLDF; encoded by the coding sequence GTGGAAGTTTTGGCTGATGTGAACAACTCAGAAAACTATGGCGCAAGTCAGATTCAAGTATTGGAAGGTCTTGAAGCGGTACGTAAGCGACCAGGTATGTATATTGGTTCAACTTCAGAACGCGGTCTGCATCATCTCGTTTGGGAAATTGTCGATAACAGTATTGACGAAGCACTTGCAGGATATGCTGATAACATAGAAGTAGTCATTGAGAAGGATAATTGGATTAAAGTTACGGACAATGGACGTGGGATTCCTGTTGATATTCAAGAAAAGATGGGACGTCCTGCAGTCGAAGTTATTTTGACAGTATTACATGCCGGTGGTAAGTTCGGCGGCGGTGGATACAAAGTTTCAGGTGGTTTACACGGTGTGGGCTCATCAGTAGTAAACGCTTTAAGTGACACATTAGAAGTTTATGTGCACAGAGACGGTCGTATTCATCATCAAGCGTACCATAAAGGTGTCCCTGCTTTTGATTTAAAACAAGTGGGCGATACAGATCAAACGGGAACAGTCATCCGTTTCAAAGCGGACGGTACGATTTTCCAAGAGACAACAGTTTATAACTATGAAACATTGCAAAAACGTATTCGTGAATTGGCGTTTTTAAATAAAGGTATCCGTATTACGCTCACAGACGAACGTAACGAAGAAAACGTGCGTGAGGATAGTTACTACTATGAAGGTGGAATTAAGTCGTATGTGGAGCTTATAAACGAAAATAAAGAGCCTTTACATGATGAGCCGATTTATGTACACCAAACACGTGACGATATTGAAGTGGAAATCGCACTACAATACAACAGTGGCTTTGCGACAAATCTACTGACATATGCGAACAACATTCATACGTATGAAGGTGGGACGCACGAAGACGGCTTTAAACGTGCATTAACAAGGGTGTTGAACAATTATGGTGCACAAAGCAAGTTGATTAAAGAAGATAAAGATCGTTTATCAGGTGAAGATACACGCGAAGGCTTAACAGCAGTCGTGTCGATTAAACATGGCGATCCACAATTCGAAGGTCAAACGAAAACAAAATTAGGAAACTCTGAAGTCCGGCAAATTGTTGACCGTGTGTTCTCAGAGCTTTTTGAACGCTTTTTATTTGAACATCCACAAGTGGCACGCATCATTGTAGAAAAAGGAATTATGGCATCACGCGCACGTATTGCTGCTAAAAAAGCACGTGAAGTAACGCGCCGTAAATCTGCTTTGGACATTTCAAGTTTGCCAGGTAAATTAGCTGACTGTTCAAGTAAAGATCCGTCTGAAAGTGAGATTTTCTTAGTAGAGGGTGACTCTGCCGGGGGGTCTACAAAATCAGGGCGTGACTCACGTACACAAGCGATTTTACCGTTGCGTGGTAAAATTTTAAACGTTGAAAAAGCACGCTTAGATAAAATTTTAAACAACAATGAAATTCGTCAAATGGTAACCGCATTTGGTACAGGCATTGGCGGCGAATTCGATATTTCGAAAGCACGCTACCATAAGATTGTCATTATGACCGATGCGGATGTCGATGGTGCGCATATTCGTACGTTATTACTCACGTTCTTCTATCGCTTTATGCGTCCATTGATTGAAGCGGGTTACGTGTATATTGCACAGCCACCGTTGTACAAACTGACGCAAGGTAAACAAAAGTATTATGTGTTTAATGATCGTGAGCTTGATAAATTAAAAGAAAAACTGAATCCTACGCCAAAATGGTCTATTGCACGCTATAAAGGTTTAGGTGAGATGAATGCAGATCAGTTATGGGAGACAACAATGAATCCAGAAAACCGTGCGATGTTGCAAGTGACGTTGGATGATGCGATTGAAGCAGACCAAACTTTTGAAATGTTGATGGGCGATGTCGTTGAAAATCGTCGTCAGTTCATTGAAGATAACGCCGTATACGCTAACCTGGATTTCTAG
- a CDS encoding RNA-binding S4 domain-containing protein, translating to MNGVMNLAEEVIVDGALTLGQFLNYEGIIESGGQAKWFLSEYEVFLNGELETRRGKKLQDGDQLDIPEVGLYIIKFGEQ from the coding sequence ATGAATGGAGTGATGAATTTGGCTGAGGAAGTAATCGTTGATGGCGCACTAACTTTAGGACAATTTTTAAACTATGAAGGCATTATTGAATCTGGGGGCCAAGCGAAATGGTTCTTAAGTGAATATGAAGTCTTCTTAAATGGCGAATTGGAAACGCGTCGTGGCAAAAAACTGCAAGATGGCGATCAATTAGACATTCCTGAAGTAGGTTTATACATCATCAAATTCGGTGAGCAATGA
- the recF gene encoding DNA replication/repair protein RecF (All proteins in this family for which functions are known are DNA-binding proteins that assist the filamentation of RecA onto DNA for the initiation of recombination or recombinational repair.) yields the protein MKLKTLQLENYRNYEQISLDCHPEVNILIGENAQGKTNLLESIYTLALAKSHRTTNDRELIRFNAEYAKIEGELNFRYGMMPLTMFITKKGKKVKVNHLEQSRLTQYIGHLNVVLFAPEDLSIVKGAPQVRRRFIDMELGQISRLYLNDLSQYQRILKQRNHYLKQLQLKKTQDTTMLEVLNHQFVEYAVKVTQRRQQFIKELELLAAPIHSGITNERETLTLQYLPSIKIEDVSQSEDVLIQQVLEDVQHHMEREIERGVSLYGPHRDDLAFQVNGMDAQTYGSQGQQRTTALSIKLAEIELMNQEVGEYPILLLDDVLSELDDARQTHLLSTIQHKVQTFVTTTSVDGIDHEIMKDAKVYRITQGNIKQ from the coding sequence ATGAAACTCAAAACACTCCAACTAGAAAATTATCGCAATTATGAACAGATAAGCCTGGATTGTCACCCAGAGGTCAATATCTTAATCGGAGAAAACGCACAAGGGAAAACCAATTTATTAGAATCGATTTATACTTTGGCACTCGCAAAAAGCCATCGTACAACGAATGACAGGGAATTAATTCGCTTTAATGCTGAGTATGCTAAAATAGAAGGTGAGCTTAATTTTCGTTATGGCATGATGCCGCTCACGATGTTTATTACGAAAAAAGGAAAAAAAGTCAAGGTGAATCATTTAGAACAGAGTCGTTTGACCCAGTATATTGGCCATTTGAATGTCGTCCTCTTTGCCCCGGAAGATTTAAGTATCGTCAAAGGTGCACCACAAGTGAGACGACGTTTTATTGATATGGAGCTCGGTCAAATTTCGCGCTTGTATTTGAATGATTTATCTCAATATCAACGCATTTTAAAACAACGTAACCATTATTTGAAGCAACTACAGCTTAAAAAGACACAAGATACGACGATGCTTGAAGTATTGAATCATCAATTTGTGGAATATGCGGTTAAAGTGACTCAGCGTAGGCAGCAATTCATTAAAGAGTTAGAATTGCTTGCCGCGCCGATTCATTCTGGCATTACGAATGAACGCGAAACTTTGACACTGCAATATTTACCAAGCATCAAAATAGAAGACGTCTCGCAGTCTGAGGACGTCTTAATTCAACAAGTGCTAGAAGATGTGCAACACCATATGGAACGTGAAATTGAGCGAGGTGTGAGTTTGTATGGACCGCACCGCGACGATTTAGCATTTCAAGTGAACGGCATGGATGCACAAACTTACGGCTCTCAAGGTCAACAACGCACGACGGCACTTTCGATAAAATTAGCAGAAATAGAATTAATGAATCAGGAAGTGGGGGAATACCCCATTTTATTACTTGATGACGTTTTAAGTGAGTTGGATGATGCACGTCAAACACATCTTTTGAGCACCATTCAACATAAAGTGCAAACTTTTGTCACAACCACGTCAGTAGATGGTATTGATCATGAAATTATGAAGGATGCAAAGGTATATCGGATTACACAAGGAAATATAAAGCAATAG
- a CDS encoding DsbA family protein, with product MLKKNKWLIVFIVVALVAGIFLSFATFKTLNKGNSRSGETLAAETKKQPTQGKKDSKVLLVEFGDFKCPYCGAFESKIKPKLEKEYIDNNKVEFRYVNVLIHGDESELGAKAALAVNQYAPEKYWQFHHALYEQQPKNKDDVGSQHWLTDDLIQKQLQKLDLSEQERKQITTAYRDKNGEIAKRAQQDHTLAKKEEVPYVPALYVNGKQIEDETDFDAIKDEIDKALEE from the coding sequence ATGTTAAAGAAAAATAAATGGTTGATTGTATTCATTGTTGTCGCACTCGTTGCAGGTATCTTTTTAAGCTTTGCCACTTTTAAAACATTGAACAAAGGAAATAGCAGATCAGGAGAAACACTTGCAGCAGAGACTAAAAAGCAACCGACACAAGGTAAAAAAGATTCTAAAGTGTTACTTGTAGAATTTGGAGACTTTAAATGCCCGTATTGCGGAGCTTTTGAAAGTAAAATTAAACCTAAATTAGAAAAAGAATATATCGACAATAACAAAGTTGAATTTCGTTATGTCAACGTATTAATCCATGGGGACGAATCTGAACTTGGTGCCAAAGCAGCACTCGCAGTGAATCAATATGCCCCTGAGAAATATTGGCAATTTCATCATGCACTTTATGAACAGCAACCTAAAAATAAAGATGATGTCGGTAGTCAACATTGGTTAACAGACGATTTAATTCAAAAGCAATTACAAAAATTAGATTTGAGTGAGCAAGAACGTAAACAAATTACGACAGCTTATCGTGATAAAAATGGTGAGATTGCTAAACGCGCGCAACAAGATCATACATTAGCGAAAAAAGAGGAAGTCCCATACGTACCTGCACTATACGTGAACGGTAAACAGATTGAAGACGAGACAGATTTCGACGCGATTAAAGATGAAATCGATAAAGCGCTTGAAGAATAA